One genomic segment of Cellulophaga sp. HaHaR_3_176 includes these proteins:
- a CDS encoding YraN family protein: protein MADHNEFGKIGEQLAVDFLIKKGFKIKHRNYRYLKAEIDVIAQVSNQLVVVEVKARASGFIGDLKDMIPKKKRDLLVLAANNYVIEKNIDLEIRFDVITIVKENGTYTIDHIEDAFYFF from the coding sequence ATGGCTGATCATAACGAATTTGGAAAAATAGGAGAGCAATTAGCGGTTGATTTTTTAATTAAAAAAGGTTTCAAAATTAAACATAGAAACTATCGATATTTAAAAGCTGAAATTGATGTTATAGCGCAGGTTTCTAATCAGTTAGTTGTGGTAGAAGTAAAGGCTAGAGCCTCTGGTTTTATAGGTGATTTGAAAGATATGATACCAAAGAAGAAAAGAGATTTATTAGTGCTTGCTGCGAACAATTATGTAATTGAAAAAAATATAGATTTAGAAATTAGGTTTGATGTAATAACCATTGTTAAAGAAAATGGGACTTATACAATTGACCATATTGAAGATGCTTTTTATTTTTTTTAA
- a CDS encoding aspartate kinase encodes MKTISSVVENYIKKKPFLQSALAQGIINLTSLSRIVKPEIESELGKDIRNGAIVMALKRLSDDLEFRATHKIIKVLKNIGEITVRSSLTDFTFLLSDSILENQRLLLKEVNKDKDVFYTSSRGVNELNIVVSNSLDKTVEELFESERCTQKAENLSSITVKLPSENVSVPGIYYFIFQRLAWEGIVLYEVISTTNEFTILVDDEHVDIAFKTIKDLKSL; translated from the coding sequence ATGAAAACAATATCTTCTGTAGTAGAGAACTACATTAAAAAGAAACCATTTTTGCAAAGTGCTCTTGCACAAGGAATTATTAATCTTACTTCTTTATCAAGAATTGTTAAACCAGAAATTGAATCAGAATTAGGTAAAGACATTCGTAATGGAGCAATAGTAATGGCTTTAAAAAGACTTTCTGATGATTTAGAGTTTAGAGCAACTCATAAAATTATAAAAGTTTTAAAAAACATTGGTGAAATCACAGTTCGTTCTTCATTAACTGATTTTACATTTTTATTATCAGATTCAATTCTAGAAAATCAACGTTTACTACTTAAAGAAGTAAATAAAGATAAAGATGTTTTTTACACATCTTCGAGAGGGGTTAACGAATTAAACATAGTAGTAAGTAACAGTCTTGATAAAACTGTTGAAGAATTGTTTGAATCAGAACGCTGTACTCAAAAAGCAGAAAACTTATCTTCTATTACAGTTAAATTACCTTCTGAAAACGTATCTGTACCAGGTATTTATTACTTTATATTTCAGCGTTTAGCTTGGGAGGGTATTGTGCTTTATGAAGTTATATCAACAACCAACGAGTTTACTATTTTAGTAGATGATGAACATGTTGATATTGCTTTTAAAACAATAAAAGATTTAAAAAGTTTATAA